The Candidatus Liberimonas magnetica genome window below encodes:
- the mutS gene encoding DNA mismatch repair protein MutS, translated as MSGLTNNEQKKKRLPGDIQGMSELTPLMQQYQEIKSRYPDMVLFFRLGDFYEMFGEDAQKAFPILEVTLTHRQGYPMCGVPFHAVNSYIKKLVKNGLKVALCEQLEEPKPGAGIVKRDVVRVITPGTIFEDTLLNAKENNYLMAVYPANNPDSFGLAFVDVSTGEFKTTETSKDKIKNEIYRLNPGELIAPQSTAKEPFFTDITKKSGIPVTTIEDWLFSLPQAQSTIKEYFKLQSLKPFGLENKPAAASASGGVLAYLGKTQPKNMETNKSAIAGIKYYSLDDYLLLDHSAISNLDLVENQGTRSRENSLLETIDLTMTAMGARLMKQWLIKPLLNIVEITGRQQMIKYFVEDGLLRRNLRNNLQKISDIERILSRLAAANAGPRELIGLRNSLNILPEIKDNLVSQNKLISIPDEIKNINDRINPPKDTIALLFNAIDDEPPTNIKNGGVIKPGFNKELDELRNIRKDAKNLISQMEEKERKRTGINLLRIGFTSVYGYYIEVTKSNLKHVPEDYIRRQTLTNCERFITPELKSFEEKILSAEDKIQKLEESLFKEVCARILDYAPALKDIASSISNLDVISSLAEVSVLYNYCLPKIDESYLLEIKDGRHPVLERKIKSGSFVPNDIYLNSDTDQIILLTGPNMAGKSTYLRQTALIVILAQIGSYVPASEARIGIVDRIFTRIGASDNIAGGESTFMVEMNETASILNQFTPRSLIILDEIGRGTSTYDGISIAWSTVEYLNLKKNDAKAGPKVLFATHYFELTDLANKFSGIKNYNVAVKEWENEVIFLHKILSGPADRSYGIHVAQLAGLPPSVIKRAFSILTDLEASASSKNPQNQKNNNGQLDFFAIPSSKFLIELDKVNINEITPIDALKFLAELKKYQLKDKS; from the coding sequence ATGTCCGGTTTAACAAATAACGAACAAAAGAAGAAACGCCTGCCCGGCGATATCCAGGGAATGTCCGAGTTAACCCCTCTAATGCAGCAATATCAGGAAATAAAATCCAGATATCCGGATATGGTCCTTTTTTTCCGGCTCGGAGATTTTTACGAAATGTTCGGTGAGGATGCCCAAAAAGCCTTTCCTATCCTGGAAGTGACCCTTACGCACCGCCAGGGATATCCCATGTGCGGAGTACCTTTTCATGCTGTCAATTCTTATATAAAAAAATTAGTTAAAAACGGGCTTAAGGTTGCGCTATGCGAACAGCTTGAAGAACCAAAACCTGGTGCGGGGATAGTAAAAAGGGACGTTGTCAGGGTAATTACCCCGGGAACGATATTTGAAGATACCCTGCTCAATGCCAAAGAAAACAATTACTTAATGGCTGTATACCCAGCCAACAACCCCGACAGCTTCGGGCTTGCTTTTGTAGATGTATCTACCGGTGAATTTAAAACAACAGAGACCAGTAAAGACAAAATTAAAAATGAGATATACAGGCTAAATCCCGGAGAACTGATAGCGCCTCAAAGTACGGCCAAAGAGCCGTTTTTCACAGATATCACAAAAAAATCCGGCATACCTGTCACAACGATAGAAGACTGGCTCTTTTCTTTACCGCAAGCCCAGTCAACTATAAAAGAGTATTTCAAACTGCAATCTCTAAAACCCTTCGGCCTGGAAAATAAACCCGCCGCAGCATCTGCCTCTGGTGGAGTATTAGCTTACCTTGGCAAGACCCAGCCTAAAAATATGGAAACTAACAAAAGCGCAATAGCGGGCATAAAATATTATTCCCTGGATGATTACCTGCTTCTTGACCACAGCGCAATATCAAACCTTGATCTGGTTGAAAACCAGGGTACGCGTTCAAGAGAGAATTCATTGCTTGAAACTATAGACCTGACCATGACGGCGATGGGTGCAAGGTTAATGAAACAGTGGCTGATAAAACCTCTCTTGAATATAGTTGAAATAACGGGCCGCCAGCAAATGATAAAATATTTCGTTGAAGACGGCCTTTTACGCAGGAACTTAAGGAACAACCTGCAAAAAATATCTGATATAGAAAGGATCCTGAGCCGTCTAGCTGCGGCTAATGCCGGCCCAAGGGAGCTTATCGGCTTGAGGAATTCCTTGAACATACTTCCTGAAATTAAAGATAACCTAGTATCCCAAAATAAGCTGATAAGTATACCCGATGAAATAAAAAATATAAACGACAGGATAAATCCTCCAAAGGATACCATTGCACTATTATTTAATGCCATCGATGATGAGCCTCCCACGAACATAAAGAACGGAGGTGTAATAAAACCTGGTTTTAATAAAGAATTGGATGAGCTAAGGAATATACGTAAAGATGCGAAGAACCTAATCTCTCAAATGGAAGAAAAGGAACGAAAACGCACAGGCATAAATCTTTTAAGGATAGGGTTCACTTCCGTTTACGGTTATTATATTGAGGTCACGAAATCGAACTTAAAACATGTACCTGAAGATTATATAAGAAGGCAAACCCTCACTAACTGTGAAAGGTTCATAACTCCTGAATTAAAATCTTTCGAAGAGAAGATACTTTCAGCAGAAGACAAAATACAGAAACTCGAAGAATCCCTTTTCAAAGAGGTATGCGCTAGGATATTAGACTATGCACCTGCATTAAAGGATATAGCGTCCTCTATCTCAAACTTAGATGTTATTTCATCCTTAGCAGAGGTTTCAGTACTTTACAATTACTGCCTGCCGAAAATCGATGAAAGCTACCTGCTTGAAATAAAAGACGGCCGCCATCCCGTCCTTGAAAGAAAAATAAAAAGCGGTTCATTTGTCCCAAACGATATTTATTTAAATTCAGATACAGACCAGATCATCCTGCTTACAGGGCCTAACATGGCAGGCAAGTCCACATATCTTCGCCAGACCGCTTTGATTGTAATACTGGCTCAAATCGGCTCCTACGTCCCGGCAAGCGAAGCACGGATAGGGATAGTTGACAGGATATTTACACGCATCGGTGCCAGCGACAACATAGCCGGCGGGGAATCTACCTTTATGGTCGAAATGAACGAGACGGCAAGCATACTTAACCAGTTCACGCCAAGAAGCCTGATAATTTTAGATGAGATAGGCAGGGGGACTTCAACTTATGACGGCATATCGATCGCCTGGTCAACCGTTGAATATTTAAATTTGAAGAAAAATGATGCAAAGGCCGGCCCAAAAGTATTATTTGCAACACATTATTTTGAATTGACTGACCTTGCCAATAAATTCTCCGGCATAAAGAATTATAACGTAGCTGTCAAGGAATGGGAGAATGAGGTGATCTTTTTGCACAAGATACTCTCAGGGCCAGCGGACCGTTCCTACGGCATACATGTGGCGCAATTGGCAGGGCTTCCTCCAAGTGTCATAAAACGGGCTTTCAGTATTTTAACTGACCTTGAAGCCAGCGCTTCGTCTAAAAACCCTCAGAACCAAAAAAATAATAACGGCCAGCTTGATTTTTTTGCTATACCTTCTTCAAAATTTTTGATAGAATTAGACAAAGTCAATATAAACGAGATCACCCCGATCGATGCGTTGAAGTTTTTGGCTGAACTTAAAAAATATCAGTTAAAGGATAAATCCTAA
- a CDS encoding lytic transglycosylase domain-containing protein: MKTNRLLITIFIGLLLVFSILYFEFPIQVISPVFYNDVIEIFSKQYSVDPLFITSIIKEESNFSIKAHSRSGAIGLMQIMPPTAKELADELGINNLNPENIEDPFINIRLGTYYVSKLLKEFNGNMILTLAAYNAGINKVRNWQKQNPLVEMEVNDIPYKETSSYIKSVMRTYKWLKWVQELKNLIRNHKTS, from the coding sequence ATGAAAACAAACCGTCTCCTAATTACGATCTTTATAGGCTTATTGCTTGTATTTTCTATACTTTATTTTGAGTTCCCGATACAAGTGATAAGCCCGGTATTTTACAATGATGTAATCGAGATATTTTCAAAACAATATAGTGTAGACCCTTTATTTATTACTTCTATCATAAAAGAAGAATCGAATTTCTCGATAAAAGCGCATTCCCGCAGCGGAGCAATAGGTTTAATGCAGATCATGCCGCCTACCGCAAAGGAACTGGCGGATGAACTCGGCATAAATAATTTAAACCCTGAAAACATTGAAGATCCTTTTATTAATATCCGTTTAGGGACATATTATGTAAGTAAACTGCTTAAAGAATTTAACGGAAACATGATACTTACCCTTGCAGCCTATAATGCCGGCATAAATAAGGTAAGAAATTGGCAGAAACAAAACCCTTTAGTCGAGATGGAAGTAAATGATATACCGTATAAAGAGACAAGCTCGTATATAAAATCTGTCATGCGAACTTACAAATGGCTGAAATGGGTACAGGAACTAAAAAATTTGATAAGGAATCATAAAACCTCCTAA
- the miaB gene encoding tRNA (N6-isopentenyl adenosine(37)-C2)-methylthiotransferase MiaB, which translates to MIYLLKTFGCQMNVADSDFVESHLRSLGFKPAKDEKKADFVFLNTCTVRQQAENRALSYIGRLKFIKNKNAGMKVIILGCAAERLKKTLKTDFPIVDLVVGAKDIEHFPYLFDRVFGNEIVAHQKSKILDSRLKPSGMTSQKKLTPCPLPLTPTVSAFVTIMRGCGNYCSYCIVPFVRGPEKSRPLDEIISEIISLVKNGTKEVTLLGQNVNSYSGHGSRVTSGKYDFSDLLAEVNKIKGIERIRFMTSHPKDLSDKLISAMTSLDKVCEHIHLPLQSGSDKILKKMNRGYISKDYLKLVSKLRKNIPEISITTDILVGFPGETKKDFKNTIDIIKKCDFDFLFAFKYSPRQGTSASKLKGDVAQDVKEKRLAEILKLANGISIKKNAKLIGTIQEALVCEDRNGIFVGNTRTNKKVFVVSNKNLLGKIVKVQIVESKINSLIGKHIQ; encoded by the coding sequence ATGATATATCTCTTAAAAACTTTCGGTTGCCAGATGAATGTCGCGGATTCTGACTTTGTGGAATCACATTTAAGAAGTTTGGGGTTTAAGCCTGCAAAAGATGAAAAAAAGGCGGATTTTGTTTTTCTAAACACATGTACAGTAAGACAGCAGGCAGAAAACAGGGCTTTATCGTATATCGGCAGGTTAAAATTCATAAAGAATAAAAATGCCGGGATGAAAGTAATTATCCTTGGCTGTGCGGCCGAACGCCTTAAGAAAACTTTGAAAACCGATTTTCCTATTGTTGATCTTGTCGTAGGCGCCAAAGACATAGAGCATTTCCCGTATTTATTTGACAGGGTTTTTGGAAACGAGATAGTAGCGCATCAAAAATCAAAAATACTGGATTCCCGATTAAAACCTTCGGGAATGACATCGCAAAAAAAACTTACCCCTTGCCCCTTACCCCTTACCCCTACTGTTTCTGCCTTTGTTACAATCATGCGCGGCTGCGGAAACTACTGTTCATACTGTATAGTTCCCTTTGTCCGCGGGCCTGAAAAATCCCGGCCGCTTGATGAAATAATTTCAGAAATAATAAGTTTAGTAAAAAATGGGACAAAAGAAGTGACGTTGTTAGGGCAGAATGTAAATTCTTATTCAGGTCACGGGTCACGGGTTACAAGCGGCAAGTATGATTTCTCAGACTTGCTGGCCGAAGTAAATAAAATCAAAGGGATCGAAAGGATACGCTTTATGACAAGCCATCCGAAAGACCTTAGCGATAAACTGATAAGCGCTATGACAAGCCTTGATAAGGTATGTGAGCACATTCACCTGCCTTTGCAATCCGGGTCTGATAAAATACTTAAAAAAATGAACAGGGGGTATATTTCAAAGGATTATTTAAAACTAGTATCAAAGCTAAGAAAAAATATACCTGAAATAAGCATAACAACAGATATCCTTGTAGGTTTTCCAGGGGAAACAAAAAAAGATTTTAAAAACACTATAGACATCATTAAAAAATGCGATTTTGATTTTCTCTTTGCTTTTAAGTATTCCCCGAGACAGGGAACTTCGGCTTCAAAGCTAAAGGGCGATGTGGCTCAGGATGTCAAAGAAAAACGGCTGGCCGAAATTTTAAAACTGGCGAATGGAATTTCAATCAAAAAAAATGCTAAACTAATAGGCACAATACAGGAAGCCCTCGTTTGTGAAGACAGAAACGGGATCTTCGTAGGCAACACCAGGACAAATAAAAAGGTTTTTGTTGTTTCCAATAAAAACCTATTAGGAAAAATAGTTAAGGTACAAATAGTTGAAAGTAAAATTAATTCTTTGATAGGCAAACATATCCAATGA